Proteins found in one Homalodisca vitripennis isolate AUS2020 chromosome 4, UT_GWSS_2.1, whole genome shotgun sequence genomic segment:
- the LOC124359404 gene encoding major facilitator superfamily domain-containing protein 9-like isoform X1, with translation MNSYWLLIVLFLDLFATSLLIPFLPIHLHNVGPTRLLAGVFNSLYPTVQLFSSPLVGYCSDLYGHRQTLTISLVLCSFAYYFLASTSLYVIFVCRVTLGLLKHTQTLGKAMIVEESDGEKHNMFSVLSAVEAFGFMLGPLVGSYFIQMENGFQQLCNIATSVFILNSVITFCCVSSDIRVKYFTTKEILTKSEIGTFQSDREDKNVDWTEFWDVFVLKLFLCISLSLFYTNYAIIIIERFKMSISMVGYTNSFQGFISIITSLLSGKVIHVTCLQDLYARLNYCFLLLSFSLLSMSFVTNFCVYFAFLIPLSFSSTLLRIFISELLLSRSPWKSKGSLIGMENTISCLVFFFSPFFFEICTTNFGKFSVPLVTCLVTVAGASLSEYLNFTNNVGLATKKKL, from the coding sequence ATGAATTCCTATTGGctgttaatagttttatttttagatctgTTTGCAACTAGTCTACTGATACCATTCCTCCCCATTCACCTGCATAATGTAGGCCCTACACGATTACTGGCCGGAGTGTTTAATTCCTTATATCCCACTGTGCAACTCTTTTCCAGTCCTTTGGTAGGATACTGCTCTGATCTCTATGGCCACAGACAGACCCTTACCATCTCCCTGGTCTTGTGTTCCTTCGCCTACTACTTCCTTGCTTCCACTTCTCTCTATGTGATATTTGTCTGCAGAGTAACTCTCGGGTTACTGAAACACACACAAACTTTGGGTAAAGCAATGATTGTCGAGGAATCCGACGGTGAGAAGCACAATATGTTCAGTGTACTCAGTGCAGTCGAGGCTTTCGGATTCATGTTGGGTCCGTTGGTAGGGTCATATTTTATACAGATGGAAAATGGTTTTCAACAGCTCTGCAACATTGCAACATCTGTTTTCATATTGAACtcagttattacattttgttgtgtATCCAGTGATATACGAGTAAAATACTTTACAACCAAAGAGATATTGACAAAAAGTGAAATTGGGACATTTCAAAGTGACAGAGAAGACAAAAATGTAGATTGGACAGAGTTTTGGGATGTATTTGTGCTTAAACTGTTTCTTTGTATTTCTTTgtctttattttatacaaactatGCAATTATTATAATTGAACGCTTCAAAATGTCTATAAGTATGGTAGGTTATACTAACTCATTCCAAggatttatttctattattaccAGCTTATTATCTGGTAAAGTAATACATGTCACTTGTTTACAAGATCTTTATGCtagattaaattattgttttttgttgttatcaTTTTCTTTACTAAGTATGAGTTTTGTGAcaaatttttgtgtatattttgccTTTCTTATACCTTTAAGCTTTAGTTCCACTTTACTCAggatttttatttcagagttacTACTCTCAAGATCACCTTGGAAAAGTAAAGGTTCTTTGATTGGAATGGAAAACACAATATCATGTCTTGTGTTTTTCTTTAGTCCTTTCTTTTTTGAAATCTGCACAActaattttggtaaattttctGTTCCATTAGTGACATGTTTAGTGACTGTTGCTGGTGCAAGTCTTtcagaatatttgaattttacaaataatgtaggcctagcaacaaaaaaaaaactctaa